One window from the genome of Cyclobacterium amurskyense encodes:
- a CDS encoding 3-keto-disaccharide hydrolase produces the protein MKPKIFILALTCSFMLSTTMAQNLPIFNGVDLSGWHVDVPELDTNANAGPSFIVEDGMLISMGNPLGHLITDDEYENYRITTEYRFPGETGNCGILIHASTPRSLYKMFPKSIEVQMYHENAGDFWCIVENIEVDNMVERRGPKEEWGVTEGKKRRILNLTDGSENPPGLWNRMVIECLGDKVKVWVNGDLVNEGYNATASKGQIAVQAEGAKVEFRKLELEPITEFTK, from the coding sequence ATGAAGCCAAAAATTTTTATATTAGCATTGACCTGTAGCTTTATGCTATCTACAACAATGGCACAAAACCTACCCATTTTTAATGGAGTAGACTTATCCGGCTGGCATGTAGATGTACCCGAACTAGACACCAATGCCAATGCAGGTCCTTCCTTTATTGTCGAGGATGGAATGCTAATAAGTATGGGTAATCCGCTAGGTCATCTTATTACTGATGATGAATATGAAAATTATAGGATTACCACAGAGTACCGCTTTCCTGGAGAAACTGGAAATTGCGGCATCTTAATTCATGCCTCTACTCCTAGGTCCCTATATAAAATGTTTCCCAAATCTATAGAAGTCCAAATGTACCATGAAAACGCTGGTGATTTTTGGTGTATAGTGGAAAACATCGAAGTGGACAATATGGTTGAAAGGAGAGGTCCAAAAGAAGAATGGGGAGTAACAGAAGGAAAGAAAAGGAGAATATTAAACCTTACGGATGGCTCTGAAAACCCACCCGGATTATGGAACAGAATGGTAATAGAATGCCTAGGTGATAAAGTGAAAGTGTGGGTAAATGGAGACCTGGTAAATGAAGGTTACAATGCGACTGCAAGTAAAGGGCAAATAGCTGTA
- a CDS encoding gluconate 2-dehydrogenase subunit 3 family protein encodes MNRRENLKLLFTGSLASGILFTGCGPEKAETVEIPHNPKIGEFGSYGRTPEEIIHNESLKSTTFFTEDERKKLDILVDMIIPADDTSGSATDAGVPDFIEFMVKDIPRYQTPLRGGLLWLDYKSDEMFSKKFLEISEDQRTQVIDLIAYPDTAKPENKGGVKFFNDLRNLTATGFFTSEEGFKDLGYVGNRPNAWDGVPEEVLAKHGLENDPKYKDVYLDISTRGTIAQWDDNGNLIG; translated from the coding sequence ATGAACAGAAGAGAAAACCTAAAACTTTTATTTACCGGCTCCTTGGCTTCAGGTATACTGTTTACAGGATGTGGACCAGAAAAGGCTGAAACCGTAGAAATACCTCACAATCCTAAAATTGGTGAGTTTGGTAGCTATGGCCGTACACCTGAAGAGATTATTCATAACGAAAGTTTGAAATCTACCACTTTCTTCACAGAAGATGAGCGGAAAAAATTAGATATTCTTGTGGATATGATCATTCCAGCGGATGACACCTCTGGAAGCGCTACTGATGCCGGTGTACCTGATTTTATTGAATTCATGGTAAAAGACATCCCTAGATACCAAACGCCCTTAAGAGGAGGCCTTTTGTGGCTAGATTACAAATCAGACGAGATGTTCAGCAAAAAATTTCTAGAAATTTCTGAAGATCAGCGTACTCAAGTTATCGATCTAATCGCCTATCCTGATACAGCTAAGCCTGAAAATAAAGGTGGTGTAAAATTCTTCAATGACCTTAGAAACCTAACTGCTACAGGCTTTTTCACCAGTGAAGAAGGCTTTAAAGACCTGGGATATGTAGGTAACCGACCAAATGCTTGGGATGGTGTTCCTGAAGAAGTATTGGCCAAACACGGCTTGGAAAATGACCCAAAATACAAAGACGTATACCTTGACATAAGCACAAGAGGAACCATCGCCCAATGGGATGACAATGGCAACCTAATCGGATAA
- a CDS encoding GMC oxidoreductase, giving the protein MSIQIQTAGDAYDVIIVGSGAGGGMASKILAEAGLKVAVVEAGADFDPALEEHRTQLRPPWESPRRGAGTVRPFGDFDAAIGGWEIEGEPYTRGEGSEFDWFRSRMLGGRTNHWGRISLRFGPLDFKRKDFDGLGENWPISYDDIAPYYDKVDRLIGVFGSKEGINNEPDGNFLPPPKPRLHELFIKKGADKVNIPVIPSRLSILTRPINNDRGTCFFCSQCNRACQVYADFSAGTCLVKPAMKKGQVDLFTMAMVRKVMTNDKGEATGVTYISKLDMKEYKLSARVVVLGASACESARIMLNSKSSSHPDGLGNSSGHVGHYLHDSTGADRMGILPDMMDRERYNEDGVGGMHVYTPWWLNEKNLDFARGYHIEYWGGMGMPAYGFGGGMDTMRQYVKDEFGKPGVNGGYGEGLKKDIRRFYGSTVGMSGRGESIPRYENYCEIDEQVVDKYGIPVLKFHYKWSDQELNQAKHMHETFEEILTSMGAVILGEKPGADRQYGLHKPGRIIHEVGTTRMGNDPKTSVLNKFSQAHDCKNLFVVDGGAFVSQADKNPTWTILANSWRTSEYIIDQMNKKNI; this is encoded by the coding sequence ATGAGTATTCAAATACAGACTGCTGGAGATGCTTATGATGTGATCATCGTAGGATCTGGAGCAGGCGGTGGAATGGCCTCCAAAATTTTGGCAGAGGCCGGATTAAAGGTGGCAGTAGTAGAAGCTGGAGCTGATTTTGACCCCGCTTTAGAGGAACATAGAACCCAATTGAGGCCACCTTGGGAGTCTCCAAGAAGAGGTGCCGGTACGGTTCGCCCATTTGGAGATTTTGATGCAGCTATTGGTGGTTGGGAGATTGAAGGAGAACCTTACACTCGTGGTGAAGGAAGTGAATTTGACTGGTTTAGATCCAGAATGCTTGGAGGAAGAACCAACCACTGGGGAAGAATCTCTTTAAGATTTGGTCCCTTGGATTTTAAGAGAAAAGATTTCGATGGACTTGGTGAAAACTGGCCTATCAGCTATGATGACATTGCCCCTTATTACGACAAAGTCGATCGATTAATCGGTGTATTTGGTTCCAAAGAAGGGATCAACAATGAACCGGACGGGAATTTCCTCCCTCCGCCAAAGCCACGTTTGCATGAGCTATTCATTAAAAAAGGTGCAGATAAAGTCAATATCCCTGTAATACCTTCCAGACTTTCTATCCTTACGCGACCAATAAACAATGACCGAGGAACCTGTTTCTTCTGTAGTCAATGTAATAGAGCCTGTCAGGTTTATGCCGATTTTTCCGCAGGTACCTGTCTGGTAAAACCAGCAATGAAAAAAGGCCAAGTGGATCTTTTCACCATGGCTATGGTAAGAAAGGTGATGACCAATGATAAGGGTGAAGCCACTGGAGTCACTTATATCAGTAAGCTTGACATGAAAGAATACAAGTTGTCAGCAAGAGTGGTTGTACTTGGTGCTTCTGCTTGTGAATCAGCTCGTATCATGTTGAACTCAAAATCCTCAAGCCATCCTGATGGACTTGGTAATAGCTCTGGGCATGTAGGCCATTACTTACATGACTCTACTGGAGCAGATAGAATGGGTATCTTACCTGACATGATGGATCGAGAAAGATACAACGAGGACGGTGTAGGTGGAATGCATGTTTACACACCATGGTGGTTGAATGAAAAAAATCTGGATTTTGCCAGAGGTTATCATATAGAATATTGGGGCGGCATGGGAATGCCTGCTTACGGATTTGGCGGAGGCATGGACACCATGAGACAATACGTTAAAGACGAGTTTGGAAAACCTGGAGTCAATGGTGGATATGGTGAAGGCCTGAAAAAAGACATTCGAAGATTTTACGGTAGTACTGTAGGTATGTCAGGAAGAGGGGAAAGTATTCCACGATATGAAAATTATTGTGAAATAGATGAGCAGGTAGTGGACAAATACGGTATTCCTGTACTAAAATTTCATTATAAATGGAGCGATCAGGAACTGAATCAGGCCAAACACATGCATGAAACTTTCGAGGAAATATTGACCAGCATGGGCGCTGTGATCCTTGGCGAAAAGCCCGGTGCTGACAGACAGTATGGTCTACACAAACCTGGAAGAATTATTCATGAAGTGGGAACGACCCGTATGGGAAATGACCCTAAAACATCGGTATTGAACAAATTTTCTCAGGCACATGACTGCAAAAACTTATTTGTAGTAGACGGTGGAGCCTTTGTTTCCCAAGCAGATAAAAACCCTACTTGGACAATTCTAGCCAACTCCTGGAGAACTTCCGAATACATTATTGATCAAATGAACAAGAAAAATATCTAA
- a CDS encoding arylesterase, which yields MLRIIKTAFTAVLLLAVSSTLTVSCNQKQETEKKVTLTTVKTAEKSKKKNILFYGNSLTAGYGLDEEASFPSLIQDKIDSLDLNYRVINGGLSGETTASGLSRLDWFLEDQPEVFILELGGNDGLRGIPLEETRKNLNAIIAAVSKKFPSTKILLAGMQIPPNMGLEYAEEFREMYAEIAENQNIGIIPFLLEGVAGNPDLNLPDGIHPTSEGQQIVAQTVWKHLRPLL from the coding sequence ATGTTAAGAATAATAAAAACAGCATTCACTGCCGTTCTGTTGCTAGCAGTAAGTTCAACTTTAACTGTTTCATGTAATCAAAAACAGGAAACAGAGAAAAAGGTTACATTAACAACCGTTAAAACTGCAGAAAAGAGCAAAAAAAAGAACATTCTATTTTATGGTAACAGCCTTACAGCTGGCTATGGTTTGGATGAAGAAGCCTCTTTCCCCTCCCTAATTCAAGACAAAATAGACAGCCTTGACTTAAACTATAGGGTCATCAATGGAGGTTTAAGTGGAGAAACCACCGCTAGTGGCCTCAGTAGGCTGGATTGGTTCCTTGAAGACCAACCTGAAGTTTTCATCTTGGAATTAGGTGGAAATGATGGATTAAGAGGTATTCCCTTGGAAGAGACAAGAAAAAACCTAAATGCCATAATTGCTGCGGTCTCAAAGAAATTCCCTAGTACCAAGATCCTGCTGGCAGGGATGCAAATCCCCCCAAATATGGGATTGGAATATGCTGAAGAATTTAGAGAGATGTATGCTGAGATTGCTGAAAATCAAAACATAGGAATCATCCCTTTTCTTTTGGAAGGTGTTGCGGGAAATCCGGATTTAAACTTACCCGACGGCATCCACCCCACAAGCGAAGGACAACAAATTGTAGCACAAACTGTTTGGAAACATTTAAGACCGTTGCTATAA
- a CDS encoding ABC transporter ATP-binding protein: MNILSVENLTKTYRSGNRELTVLDKVNFEVEQGKTLSIVGPSGSGKTTLLGLCAGLDVASSGSVRMDGKPLENMNEDQRAGIRNQLVGFIFQNFQLLQTLTALENVMVPLELKKRKDAKEKAKELLEKVGLGDRLTHYPNQLSGGEQQRVSIARAFANEPKILFADEPTGNLDTETGEMVENLIFNLNEEQGTTLILVTHDLELAARTHHSLHIKGGKIQEAING, translated from the coding sequence ATGAACATACTAAGCGTTGAAAATCTGACCAAAACCTACCGAAGTGGAAACAGGGAACTTACTGTTTTGGATAAGGTTAATTTTGAGGTCGAACAGGGTAAAACCCTATCTATTGTGGGGCCTTCTGGAAGTGGTAAAACCACTCTGTTGGGCCTTTGCGCAGGACTGGACGTAGCCAGTTCTGGAAGCGTAAGGATGGATGGGAAACCACTGGAAAACATGAATGAAGACCAAAGGGCTGGGATCAGAAATCAGTTGGTAGGTTTTATTTTTCAAAATTTTCAACTTTTGCAAACATTAACGGCCTTGGAAAATGTAATGGTTCCACTGGAGTTGAAAAAGCGCAAGGATGCCAAAGAAAAAGCCAAAGAGCTTTTGGAAAAAGTAGGCTTAGGAGATCGGCTCACGCATTACCCAAACCAATTGTCTGGAGGTGAACAGCAAAGGGTCTCTATAGCCAGGGCTTTTGCCAATGAACCAAAAATATTATTTGCAGATGAACCAACGGGTAATTTGGATACAGAAACAGGTGAAATGGTAGAAAACCTTATTTTTAATCTGAATGAAGAACAAGGGACGACCTTGATTTTGGTTACTCACGACTTGGAACTTGCAGCCCGGACCCACCATTCATTACATATTAAAGGCGGTAAAATACAGGAGGCTATCAATGGTTGA
- a CDS encoding ABC transporter permease, whose amino-acid sequence MVDWGWSFKMAKREFRKTGVKLVLFISAIVTGIAALVAVTSFGENLSKDIDNQAKELLGADLLLKKNQTIEFPEVEKLANEHALEINFASMVYFPKAGNSRLTQVRALEGAFPYYGSLETLPQEGERTFRLGGSRALVEKTLMAQFGAVVGDSIKVGNVTLEIVGALQKVPGQTGITATVAPAVYIPMDQLEASGLVQYGSRVNYNHYFLFPENFDLQALIDENKEVWEEDRVNFDTVQTQKESTGRSFENLSNFLTLVAFIAVLLGCVGVGSAVNVFVKEKLPSVAVLRCLGVKALDIIVVYLVQIFFMGLLGSIIGAMAGALLQFLLPLVFSDFLPVEVSVQLAWGSISMGIVTGVMISILFALIPLLKIRKVSPMMTLRPDDQSGGFGKDSVRIFVLLGIILFILLFSFFLLGKWDQTFWFTGFVVLAFGALWLLAMGVMKAIRTFLPISLNYPVRQALSNLYRPNNQTVSLLATIGLGTAMIGTLFFIQDQLLDEVRFADKEDQPNMLFFDIQTSQVDSMKAVLEAEGLPVLQHVPIITMGVSEVNGLTKKDNEELSDEERRSGSFYNREFRVTYRDSLINTEELLEGSLIPYRSDSDSIFVSMEEGYAERNHVKIGDEIVFNVQGRPLTTYVGSIRKVNFRRVSTNFLVLFPDKVLDNAPKFHVLITKTKDDNTSAEIQNIMVRQFPNVSVVNLSMIVETLEDLLGKIGFVIQFMAFFSILTGVLVLISSLLISKFQRVRENILLRTIGAERKVLIKINILEYLFLGSLAAGGGLVLSVLASFLLSYFVFEIAFSLPWQPLFLVFTLITGLTVFLGWINSLNILKAKTMDILRS is encoded by the coding sequence ATGGTTGATTGGGGCTGGTCATTTAAAATGGCCAAAAGAGAATTTAGAAAAACAGGCGTAAAACTAGTTTTGTTTATTTCAGCTATTGTTACTGGTATAGCTGCTTTGGTAGCTGTTACTTCTTTTGGGGAAAATTTAAGTAAGGATATTGACAATCAGGCCAAAGAACTATTGGGAGCAGACCTGCTGCTAAAGAAAAACCAGACCATAGAATTTCCCGAGGTTGAGAAATTGGCCAATGAACATGCTTTGGAAATAAACTTTGCTTCCATGGTGTATTTCCCTAAAGCGGGCAATAGCAGACTGACTCAGGTTAGGGCTTTGGAAGGTGCATTTCCATATTATGGAAGCCTTGAGACTTTGCCTCAAGAAGGGGAGCGAACCTTCAGGTTAGGTGGAAGCAGGGCTTTGGTAGAAAAAACCTTGATGGCACAGTTTGGTGCCGTAGTGGGAGATAGTATAAAAGTGGGGAATGTAACCCTTGAAATCGTGGGGGCTTTACAAAAAGTCCCTGGACAAACTGGGATTACGGCTACTGTGGCTCCGGCAGTGTATATTCCTATGGACCAGCTTGAAGCCTCAGGCTTGGTCCAATATGGAAGCCGGGTGAATTATAATCATTATTTTTTATTTCCTGAAAACTTCGACTTGCAGGCTTTAATAGACGAGAACAAGGAAGTATGGGAAGAGGATAGAGTGAATTTTGACACTGTTCAAACTCAAAAGGAGTCTACAGGTAGGTCTTTTGAAAATCTCTCAAACTTTCTAACATTGGTCGCTTTCATTGCCGTTTTATTGGGCTGTGTAGGAGTGGGCAGTGCTGTAAATGTTTTTGTCAAGGAAAAGCTTCCTTCGGTTGCCGTATTGAGGTGCTTGGGTGTGAAAGCCCTAGACATCATAGTGGTGTACTTGGTGCAGATATTCTTTATGGGCTTATTAGGCTCAATAATTGGGGCAATGGCAGGTGCGCTGTTGCAGTTTTTATTGCCTTTGGTATTTAGCGATTTTCTTCCTGTAGAAGTCTCCGTTCAATTGGCTTGGGGATCCATAAGTATGGGGATTGTAACCGGAGTAATGATTTCCATCCTCTTTGCATTAATACCTTTACTCAAAATCCGAAAAGTGTCTCCAATGATGACTTTAAGGCCTGACGATCAATCGGGAGGCTTTGGGAAAGATTCTGTGAGGATTTTTGTTTTGTTGGGTATCATTTTATTTATCCTGCTTTTCAGTTTTTTCTTATTGGGAAAATGGGACCAAACCTTTTGGTTTACAGGATTCGTAGTATTGGCCTTTGGTGCTTTGTGGCTGTTGGCCATGGGGGTAATGAAAGCCATCCGTACATTCCTTCCAATATCTTTGAACTACCCTGTTAGACAAGCTTTGTCAAATTTATACCGGCCCAATAATCAGACAGTTTCTTTATTGGCAACGATAGGTTTGGGAACAGCAATGATTGGAACATTGTTTTTTATTCAAGACCAACTTTTGGATGAGGTTCGATTTGCTGATAAAGAAGATCAACCAAACATGCTTTTTTTTGATATTCAAACCAGTCAGGTGGACAGCATGAAAGCAGTTCTTGAGGCTGAAGGTCTTCCGGTTCTACAACATGTACCCATCATCACTATGGGGGTTTCGGAGGTGAATGGCCTTACTAAGAAAGACAATGAAGAGCTTAGTGATGAAGAACGGAGATCCGGCTCTTTTTACAACAGAGAATTCCGCGTGACCTATAGGGACAGCCTTATCAATACAGAAGAATTGTTAGAAGGGAGTCTTATACCCTACCGTTCGGATTCAGACAGTATTTTTGTGTCTATGGAAGAAGGCTATGCCGAGCGGAATCATGTGAAAATCGGAGATGAAATAGTTTTCAATGTACAGGGTAGACCCTTGACTACTTATGTAGGAAGTATTAGAAAAGTAAACTTTAGAAGAGTTTCCACTAACTTCCTTGTATTATTCCCGGACAAAGTCTTAGACAATGCCCCGAAATTTCATGTGTTAATCACTAAAACTAAGGACGATAATACTTCTGCTGAAATCCAAAATATCATGGTGCGGCAGTTTCCAAATGTATCTGTAGTTAATCTAAGCATGATTGTCGAAACTCTGGAGGATCTACTTGGGAAGATTGGCTTTGTTATTCAATTTATGGCCTTTTTTAGCATTTTGACAGGTGTTTTGGTTTTGATTAGTTCCTTGCTTATAAGTAAATTTCAGAGAGTTAGGGAGAATATTTTGTTGAGAACAATTGGTGCTGAAAGAAAAGTATTGATTAAGATTAATATTTTGGAATACCTATTCCTTGGTAGTCTGGCAGCAGGAGGGGGATTAGTGCTTTCGGTACTTGCTTCTTTTCTGCTAAGTTATTTCGTGTTTGAAATTGCATTCAGTTTACCTTGGCAACCTTTGTTTTTGGTGTTTACACTGATTACAGGACTTACCGTGTTTTTAGGTTGGATTAATAGTTTAAACATACTTAAGGCCAAGACGATGGATATATTGAGGAGCTAA
- a CDS encoding MarR family winged helix-turn-helix transcriptional regulator, with the protein MKIEEEIRQNPFKDNYTKAVVNLLFTQSYLVTHQSKIFKPHDLSPEQYNVLRILRGQFPKPITVSSIQERMLNKMSNASRLVEKLKQKKMVKRTECPKDRRQVDIVITEKGLELLELLDIEVRKFNVDTIHLDEKEVEQLNLLLDKLRG; encoded by the coding sequence ATGAAAATTGAAGAGGAAATAAGACAAAATCCATTCAAGGACAACTATACCAAGGCAGTTGTAAATTTACTATTTACGCAAAGTTACTTGGTTACTCATCAAAGTAAGATTTTTAAGCCTCATGATTTATCTCCTGAGCAATACAATGTACTAAGAATTTTACGAGGTCAGTTTCCTAAACCTATCACGGTGTCTTCTATCCAAGAGAGAATGCTTAATAAAATGAGCAATGCCTCTAGGCTGGTGGAAAAACTCAAGCAAAAAAAGATGGTGAAAAGGACGGAATGTCCTAAGGATAGAAGGCAAGTGGATATAGTGATCACAGAAAAGGGACTTGAGCTTTTAGAATTACTTGACATAGAGGTCAGGAAATTTAATGTGGACACCATACACCTTGATGAAAAAGAGGTAGAGCAGCTAAATCTACTTTTGGATAAGTTAAGAGGTTGA
- a CDS encoding SIMPL domain-containing protein: MKRIFAILVLIIGVQMVSFGQETSKIIVDGKSEIKVLPDEALIRVSLTSKAMKTADATEDLNKKAAAVTKALKQSGVKNYELKADNYFVNVNRVYTKGTSKDSGYVANQTLRVLVKDNTGEDLAKIMEALHTNVDMGFQFEFQLSDKKKKEYQEELLMLAIRDAKSKAELIVNSLELGDIAVHQVIYGEATNSYQPKMYRSESMRVSADIQRTPPTIELDEQILSDQVKVIFTFDK, from the coding sequence ATGAAAAGAATATTTGCAATATTAGTTTTGATTATTGGTGTCCAAATGGTTTCTTTTGGACAGGAAACCTCGAAAATCATTGTAGATGGTAAAAGTGAAATCAAGGTTTTGCCTGATGAAGCATTGATTCGAGTTTCACTTACCAGCAAAGCGATGAAAACAGCCGATGCGACTGAGGATCTCAATAAAAAAGCAGCAGCAGTGACCAAAGCACTCAAGCAAAGTGGAGTGAAAAATTATGAATTAAAGGCTGACAATTATTTTGTCAATGTAAATAGGGTATATACAAAAGGGACTTCTAAAGACAGTGGTTATGTTGCTAACCAAACCCTAAGAGTATTGGTGAAAGACAATACAGGAGAAGATTTGGCGAAAATCATGGAGGCATTGCATACCAATGTGGACATGGGTTTTCAGTTTGAGTTTCAATTGTCAGACAAAAAAAAGAAGGAATACCAAGAAGAATTGTTAATGTTGGCCATAAGGGATGCTAAAAGCAAAGCCGAATTAATAGTCAATTCGCTTGAATTGGGAGATATAGCTGTGCATCAGGTGATATATGGCGAGGCCACTAATTCTTATCAACCAAAAATGTACAGGTCTGAATCTATGCGTGTAAGTGCTGATATTCAGCGAACACCACCTACCATCGAACTGGATGAGCAGATTTTAAGTGATCAGGTAAAAGTAATTTTCACCTTCGATAAATAA
- a CDS encoding DUF7009 family protein: MKIRIHLNTIRLRLSQNEVNQLAKGTEIKEVLNLPAPYPSFIYSVKPMNKDNDLTISFETQHLSISLSESEIKTWANTEQIGISKNLPLPGEAMLKVLIEKDFQCLHKRPGEDETDNFPNPQA, encoded by the coding sequence ATGAAAATCCGCATTCATCTCAATACGATTAGATTAAGGCTTTCCCAAAACGAAGTCAACCAACTTGCTAAGGGCACAGAGATTAAAGAAGTATTGAACTTGCCTGCCCCCTATCCTTCCTTTATTTATTCTGTTAAGCCGATGAATAAAGACAATGACCTAACAATATCTTTTGAGACCCAACATCTAAGTATAAGCCTTTCTGAATCCGAAATAAAAACCTGGGCAAACACGGAGCAAATTGGCATATCGAAAAATCTCCCACTACCGGGAGAAGCCATGCTTAAGGTGTTAATTGAAAAGGATTTCCAATGTCTTCACAAGAGGCCGGGAGAAGATGAAACTGACAATTTCCCCAATCCCCAGGCCTAG
- a CDS encoding DUF2461 domain-containing protein — MPKKDILDFLKELSSNNSKEWMDENRNWYLQEKAAFLEKVAEILAQLSIDEPGFSDLRPKDCVFRQNRDIRFSANKAPYKSNMAAYFSVGGKKSEGPGYYLHVQPGGSFVGGGIWMPQAPILKKIRQEIDYSGKELRNLLMSPEIKNTFGEMQGEKLKTSPKGFEKDHPFIEFLRYKSFILSHPIPDEEIHSGAYVATTLEAFSKMRPFQAFLNQAVSISDEDDILL, encoded by the coding sequence ATGCCGAAAAAAGACATCTTAGATTTTCTTAAAGAATTGTCTTCCAATAATTCCAAAGAGTGGATGGATGAAAACCGTAACTGGTACCTTCAGGAAAAAGCCGCTTTTCTTGAAAAGGTAGCTGAGATATTGGCTCAATTAAGTATTGATGAGCCTGGGTTTTCAGATTTGAGGCCTAAAGATTGTGTTTTTAGGCAGAATAGAGACATACGCTTCAGTGCGAATAAGGCTCCGTACAAAAGCAATATGGCCGCTTATTTCTCCGTTGGAGGGAAAAAGTCAGAAGGCCCAGGGTACTATTTACACGTTCAGCCGGGAGGATCTTTTGTAGGTGGAGGAATATGGATGCCTCAAGCGCCGATTTTAAAGAAAATTCGACAGGAAATAGATTATTCCGGAAAGGAGTTAAGAAACCTGCTAATGTCACCTGAGATAAAGAATACCTTTGGAGAAATGCAAGGGGAAAAACTCAAAACTTCTCCCAAAGGATTTGAGAAAGACCATCCGTTTATTGAATTCTTAAGGTACAAGAGTTTTATATTGTCTCATCCGATCCCAGATGAGGAAATACATTCTGGCGCCTATGTGGCAACTACGCTAGAGGCTTTTTCAAAAATGCGACCATTTCAGGCCTTCTTAAACCAGGCAGTATCAATTTCTGATGAAGATGATATTTTGCTTTAA
- a CDS encoding Cof-type HAD-IIB family hydrolase, protein MKISAICTDIDGTLLDKTRQLSTRTLKAFAALPSDFPIILASSRMPGAMAHLLEEFGRVANPLICYNGGFVIRSKNEDYQQVSSTYIDANTCREIFAFASETSVHISLYSGDSWFAPSKDKWTVKEEMVTKVKATIDNHHSVLGNWEENSRGAHKVMCMGTAEEIQWLYDQLIENFSSSLHLYRSKDTYIEIAPKSISKASGLRQILAEAAIPMAEVLAFGDNYNDISLIEEVGYGVAVANARDEVKKVAKEITESNTADGVAITIEKLLL, encoded by the coding sequence ATGAAAATCAGCGCCATTTGCACCGATATTGATGGGACCCTTTTAGATAAAACCAGGCAACTTTCCACTAGAACCCTTAAAGCCTTTGCTGCTTTACCATCAGATTTCCCAATCATCCTGGCCTCTTCCAGAATGCCTGGGGCTATGGCCCATTTACTGGAAGAGTTTGGCAGAGTGGCCAATCCGCTTATATGTTACAATGGAGGCTTTGTAATCCGTTCAAAAAATGAAGATTATCAACAAGTTAGTTCTACTTATATAGATGCAAATACCTGTCGTGAGATTTTTGCTTTCGCAAGTGAGACATCAGTGCATATTAGCCTATATTCTGGTGACAGTTGGTTTGCTCCCAGTAAAGACAAATGGACTGTAAAAGAAGAGATGGTCACAAAAGTGAAGGCAACGATTGACAATCACCATTCTGTACTTGGAAACTGGGAAGAAAACAGCAGAGGTGCACATAAGGTGATGTGTATGGGAACCGCTGAAGAAATTCAATGGCTTTATGATCAACTGATTGAAAACTTCTCCTCTTCCTTACACCTTTACAGATCCAAAGACACCTATATTGAAATCGCGCCCAAGTCAATATCTAAAGCTTCAGGTCTACGACAAATATTGGCTGAGGCTGCCATCCCCATGGCGGAAGTTCTCGCTTTTGGAGACAATTACAATGACATCTCTCTAATAGAAGAGGTGGGCTATGGTGTAGCTGTTGCCAATGCCCGGGATGAAGTAAAAAAGGTAGCCAAGGAAATTACCGAATCAAATACTGCAGATGGGGTTGCCATTACCATAGAGAAACTTTTGCTTTAA